The window GAGAACATAATGGGCTTGAAATTCAGATGGATGGCGGTCACCTGATTACGAAAAAACCGACTGCTTTCCGCAGAGGAACAGATATTACGATCGCTCAATTATTTTATAATACACCAGCTCGTCTAAAATACTTAAAAACAATCCAGACGGAACTAGGTCACTCCATAGATTATATGAACCGTCTTGCTCTGGCTTATCCCGAGATCGCATTTAAACTCGTCCATAACGGGGGAACCCTCCTCCAAACAAACGGACGAGGGAGTGTGCAGCAGGTAATCGCGTCAATTTATGGGATGCAAAATGCGAAAAAAATGATTCCTTTCAGTGGGGAATCGAAGGATTATAAAGTACATGGATTTGTTAGCTTGCCAGAGGTAACGCGAGCGAATAAAAACTATATCTCTCTTTTCGTAAATGGGCGTTGGGTAAAACATTACCTTGTGCAAAAAGCAATTATAGATGCTTATCACACTTATTTGCCGATTGAGCGCTATCCAATTGCTGTCCTGTATATTGAAGGCGACCCATACTTAACGGATGTGAACGTGCATCCTGCCAAACTTCAAATTCGTTTGAGTAAAGAGCAGGAATTGTTGCCGCTTGTTCAGGAGGCGGTAAACAAAGCGATTCGTTCTGCCATCCATGTTCCGGTTGCTGAGAAAAAGGAAAAGCCTGTGCGTGTTCCAAGTGAGCAAATGAATATATGGAAGCCGTTTACACCCTCCTTTGATGAAACTAAAATGAATGCGATTGTGGAAAAACTGACTTCGGACAGCCCGGCACCAATAGTGAGAGAAACGATTGTTAGTCCAAATACAAGCGCAATCTCTAAGCAATTTGAAGTTGAAAAAGCAGAGGATGTTCCTACAGAGTTGGAAATCGAATGGTCGAACCCAGTAATGGAGGATATACCAGAAGACGTAATAGTTCCAGTTGTCGAGGAGGAAGCACCTAAGAAAGAACACTTCCCTGACCTTGAGATTGTCGGACAAATTCATGGAACCTATATTGTGGCCCAAATGGAGGATGGATTTTATTTAATCGATCAGCACGCGGCACAGGAACGTATTAAATACGAGTATTTCCGTGAAAAAGTAGGGGAAGTCAATCCGAACGAAAGGCAGTCACTTTTATTGCCCTTAACTTTCCATTATTCAGCTGATGAGGCGTTGATATTAAAGGAAAATGTCCATGCTTTAGAGGAGGTTGGCGTGTTTCTGGAGGATTTCGGCCAATCATCATTCGTCGTGCGCGAACACCCAACATGGTTCCCGAAAGGCTTCGAACAGGAGCTGATCGAAGAGTTGATCGAGCAAGTTTTAAAAACTCGCCGAGCCGACGTAAAAAAACTCCGTGAAGAAGCCGCCATTATGATGAGCTGTAAAAAATCAATCAAAGCAAATTATTATTTAACAAAAGAGCAAATGGTGGTCTTGCTCAATGATCTTCGGAAAGCCGATAACCCATTCACATGTCCACACGGCAGACCAGTCATGATTCACTTTTCTACATATGAAGTGGAAAAAATGTTTAAACGAGTGATGTAGGTGGAAGTTGATTGTAAATTCAAGAGCTTACGGGCGGATTGGAATGGAAAATGAGCGACTTTCATAAAAATACTGCTGATTTTTTCACTAACGGAACTTGCGTTTACGCCCAATATAATAGCAAACTTCAAACAATACACTTTAAGCAAACCAAAAATCAAAGTTTCACCCAAACTATTTTGTAAAGGGGAATTGCAAATGTTTTCATTCAAGGAGCGTCCGAACATACTGAATACCTTAGATAGCTTTACTTTCGATGTACTAGTCATTGGAGGGGGCATTACGGGAGCTGGAATAGCGCTAGATGCAGCTTCCCGTGGACTTTCTGTGGCGCTGGTGGAGATGCAGGATTTTGCTGCTGGGACATCGAGTCGCTCGACGAAGCTCGTACATGGAGGACTCCGATATTTAAAACAATTTGAGGTCGGACTTGTAGCAGAAGTTGGTCGTGAACGTGAGATTGTTTACGAAAATGGAGTTCATGTCACACAGCCTGAATGGATGCTGCTCCCACTTTATAAAGAGGGGACGCTCGGAAAAATGACAACGCGAGCGGCTCTAACGGTTTACGATCGCCTGGCACAGGTACGTAAAGACGAGCGCCGTAAAATACTCTCAAAGAAAGAAGCGCTTGCAAAAGTCCCTTTATTAAAAACGAAAGGCTTACGTGGAGCGGGCTACTATGTCGAATACAAAACAGATGATGCCCGACTGACGATTGAGGTCCTGAAAAAAGCAGTTGAATATCAGGCGATTTGTCTAAACTATGCCAAAGTGACGGATTTTGTTTACAAAAAGAAAAAAATCGTTGCTGCCAATGTGCGTGATGAAATATCGGGAGAGCAGATTACCATCCATGCTCATCAAATTGTCAATGCAACTGGTCCTTGGGTTGATGATGTGCGCAAAATGGATAAAATCAATAACAAGAAAACCATTCGCCATACAAAAGGGGTACACATTGTCATTGACCAAAAAAAACTCCCCTTAGAACAGGCGGTGTATTTCGATACGGTAGACGGACGCATGGTATTTGCCATACCTCGAGAAGGGAAAACATATGTTGGAACAACGGATACATTTTATAAGGGTGACCTCATCCAACCAATTGCCACAAAAGAGGATGTAGACTATTTAATTGATGCGATTCGTTTTATCTTCCCTGAAGCGACCGTAACGAAAGATGACGTTGAATCTACATGGGCAGGGGTAAGACCTTTAATTTCTCAGGAAGGAAAGGACCCTTCTGAGATTTCCCGTAAGGATGAACTATGGATTGCACCAAGTGGGCTGCTTACAGTTGCTGGCGGTAAATTAACAGGCTACCGACAAATGGCGGAAACAATTGTTCATAAGATTGTCAAGCTGCATAAATTCAAACACGCAACAGAATGTATCACAAAAGAACTCTCCATATCTGGGGCTAAGGGTTTAAATTCATATAATTTTGAAGACTATGTAACCAATAAATCAAAAGAAGGCACTGAGCTCGGGATCAGTTACCCGAATACACAAAGATTAGTCCGTAAATATGGTACAAATGTAGATGAGGTATTCCAATATGTAAAGGCAGTCAATAATTGTGAGCTGGATATCCCGCCTTCTCTTTATGCAGAACTGCTTTACTCGATTTATTACGAAATGGTGATGACGCCGTGTGATTTCTTAATTCGAAGAACGGGCTATATGTATTTCAATATTGCGTTAGTAGAGCAATATAAAGAAGCGATACTAGAGATAATGAGCAATATTCTGGGCTATTCTGAAAGTGAAATGGTATTTTATCGTGCTCAATTAGAGCAATTTATTGATGAGGCAAAAAATCCAATGAAATAGGGTGAATTCAGTTGGTTGAACTGGCAGAGATCATACAAATGGATGATGGACATCAAGTTTATGTACGCATTTACAAACCTAAAGGTACACCAATAGGGAATTTTCATATTTTACACGGAATGGCAGAACACGGGGGACGTTATGAGGCTTTTGCACAAAACTTAGCAAGTCAAGGCTACTTTGTGACGGCACATGATCATCGTGGTCATGGAAAAACAGCGGAGCTTAACGGCCAGCTCGGTTTTTTTGGAGAAGAAAATGGCTTCCAACGTGCGGTAGATGATGTATTTGATATCATTCAGTATTTCAGTGTGGACCCAGGCAATCAGGAAATTGTTCTTTTTGGACATAGCATGGGATCCTTTATCGCCCGCAGGTTTATTCAGCTTTATAGCGGGGTGATCGACAAATGTATTTTATGTGGTACAGGTGCGACAACTGCGCTTCACCAAATAGGA is drawn from Lysinibacillus sp. SGAir0095 and contains these coding sequences:
- the mutL gene encoding DNA mismatch repair endonuclease MutL, giving the protein MGKIQIMDEWLSNKIAAGEVVERPSSVVKELVENAIDAESTSIEVFLEEAGLTSIQVTDNGSGMDEEDALKSFSRHATSKISKEPDLFRIRTLGFRGEALASIASVSKVTLKTSDGEHNGLEIQMDGGHLITKKPTAFRRGTDITIAQLFYNTPARLKYLKTIQTELGHSIDYMNRLALAYPEIAFKLVHNGGTLLQTNGRGSVQQVIASIYGMQNAKKMIPFSGESKDYKVHGFVSLPEVTRANKNYISLFVNGRWVKHYLVQKAIIDAYHTYLPIERYPIAVLYIEGDPYLTDVNVHPAKLQIRLSKEQELLPLVQEAVNKAIRSAIHVPVAEKKEKPVRVPSEQMNIWKPFTPSFDETKMNAIVEKLTSDSPAPIVRETIVSPNTSAISKQFEVEKAEDVPTELEIEWSNPVMEDIPEDVIVPVVEEEAPKKEHFPDLEIVGQIHGTYIVAQMEDGFYLIDQHAAQERIKYEYFREKVGEVNPNERQSLLLPLTFHYSADEALILKENVHALEEVGVFLEDFGQSSFVVREHPTWFPKGFEQELIEELIEQVLKTRRADVKKLREEAAIMMSCKKSIKANYYLTKEQMVVLLNDLRKADNPFTCPHGRPVMIHFSTYEVEKMFKRVM
- a CDS encoding glycerol-3-phosphate dehydrogenase/oxidase, whose protein sequence is MFSFKERPNILNTLDSFTFDVLVIGGGITGAGIALDAASRGLSVALVEMQDFAAGTSSRSTKLVHGGLRYLKQFEVGLVAEVGREREIVYENGVHVTQPEWMLLPLYKEGTLGKMTTRAALTVYDRLAQVRKDERRKILSKKEALAKVPLLKTKGLRGAGYYVEYKTDDARLTIEVLKKAVEYQAICLNYAKVTDFVYKKKKIVAANVRDEISGEQITIHAHQIVNATGPWVDDVRKMDKINNKKTIRHTKGVHIVIDQKKLPLEQAVYFDTVDGRMVFAIPREGKTYVGTTDTFYKGDLIQPIATKEDVDYLIDAIRFIFPEATVTKDDVESTWAGVRPLISQEGKDPSEISRKDELWIAPSGLLTVAGGKLTGYRQMAETIVHKIVKLHKFKHATECITKELSISGAKGLNSYNFEDYVTNKSKEGTELGISYPNTQRLVRKYGTNVDEVFQYVKAVNNCELDIPPSLYAELLYSIYYEMVMTPCDFLIRRTGYMYFNIALVEQYKEAILEIMSNILGYSESEMVFYRAQLEQFIDEAKNPMK